A genomic window from Elaeis guineensis isolate ETL-2024a chromosome 3, EG11, whole genome shotgun sequence includes:
- the LOC105041539 gene encoding chalcone synthase-like, with product MLVNLLHRFEGEKSMIKKRYMYLTEDVLEQNPNMGAYMASSLDARQDILVEEVPKLGKEATTKAIKEWGRHESNITHLIVCSTSGVDMPGADYQLIRLLDLNPSVKRVMLYHQGCFTGGTVLRIAKDLTENNKGARVLVICSEITAVTFRGTDDIHFDNLVGQALFADGAAALIVGPNPMQDVERPLFEMASAIQLILPDSEGAIEGHLREVGLTFHLLNQVPTIISKNIEKSLEEAFQQLGISDWNSLFWIAHPNGPTILDVIESKLKLLVL from the coding sequence ATGCTAGTTAATCTGTTGCATCGTTTTGAAGGTGAGAAATCTATGATCAAGAAGCGGTACATGTACCTCACCGAAGATGTCCTCGAGCAGAACCCGAACATGGGCGCCTACATGGCGTCCTCTCTGGATGCCCGACAGGACATCCTAGTGGAGGAGGTGCCAAAGCTAGGGAAGGAAGCCACCACGAAGGCCATCAAGGAGTGGGGCCGCCACGAGTCCAACATCACCCACCTCATTGTCTGCTCCACCAGTGGCGTCGACATGCCTGGGGCCGACTACCAGCTTATCAGACTCCTCGATCTCAACCCATCCGTCAAGCGAGTCATGCTCTACCACCAGGGCTGCTTCACTGGAGGGACTGTGCTCCGTATTGCCAAGGACCTCACCGAGAACAACAAGGGTGCTCGTGTGCTTGTCATATGCTCCGAGATCACTGCCGTTACCTTCCGAGGCACCGACGATATTCACTTTGATAATCTCGTAGGCCAGGCTCTCTTCGCTGACGGTGCAGCGGCACTTATCGTCGGACCAAATCCAATGCAAGATGTTGAGAGGCCGCTCTTTGAAATGGCTTCGGCGATACAGCTGATATTGCCAGACAGCGAGGGGGCCATCGAAGGGCACCTCAGAGAAGTAGGCCTCACCTTCCACCTCCTCAACCAAGTCCCCACCATTATATCCAAGAACATCGAGAAGAGCTTGGAGGAGGCATTCCAACAGCTGGGTATCTCTGACTGGAATTCATTATTCTGGATTGCACACCCCAATGGCCCGACCATACTTGACGTGATTGAGTCGAAGCTgaa